The genomic window AATAGAATCGTGATATAAAAGTGTGTAGTTTTTAGATCTTTGACGCCCTACTAAAATACCAGGATCATAAGAAGGAGCTGTAACCAATGCTAGAATTTCTCCAGATTTAGGTTCAATAGCAACAATTCCTCCTCGCTTATTAATCATCAATTCCTCGCCATATTTTTGAAGTTCAGCATCGATCGTTAAATTAATGTCCTCTCCAGCAACGGCAATTGTATCGTACTTCCCTTCTTTATAAGGGCCAATTTCTCGATTGTATTTGTCTTTCTGAATGTATTTTACACCTTTTATTCCGCGTAAAATCTCTTCGTAGCTTTCTTCTACACCTTGCTTTCCAATTAAATCACCACTGTTATAGTACGGATTCTTTTCGATTTGTTTTTCGTTTACCTGAGTAATAAAACCAAAAATATTTGCTCCGTAATCTACTTCGTAGTCACGAAGTGATCTTTTTTGGAAATAAAAACCATCATATTTTCTGATTTTCTCCTGAAAAGCAGCAAATTCGTTTTTGTTTAACTGAGATAAAAATACAGACGGAAGCCTTGGGCTATATACTTTTGCTTTTTCAATACGTTTATGATATTCCTCTTCAGTAATATTCAGAAGAGCGCAAAATTCAGCAATATTTAGGTCCTTTTTTATGTCTCTTGGAATAACCATGATATCATAAGAAGCCTGATTCGCAACAAGGAGTTTTCCGTTACGATCATAAATATAACCTCTTTCAGGGTAGTCATATACTTTTTTTATTGCATTATTTTCTGATTTCAGTTTAAAAGAATCATCAATAATCTGCAGGTAAAAAATCCTAATCACTAGCAAAGACGCTGCAATAATAATTATAGTGGGCAGCAAGACTTTTCTCATCGTTTATTGGGCTTAATAAGATAAATTATTATTATTGAGGTGATTATAGTAAAGATAGAACTAAATAAGGTTCGAAGCAAAATGTCCCAGATAAATTTAAACTGGAAGGCTTCTAAAACAAACAGTACAATATGATGCATTAGAACCGAAACCAGTATAAATGAAAATCGTTCTGGTGTTAAAGATTCATTCAGTTTAATGGTTTGATACTCATAACTTAAACCAAAAGAAAATTTAAAAATATAAGGCCTGTAATAAGCTAAAATAACGCACGCAGTGGCATGTATTCCTCCAGAATTGCAGAACATGTCCATGATTAGTCCTAAGAAAAAGCTTGAGATAATTAATCCAGCTTTATTGCTGTTTACTGGGTAAAGAATGATATACAAGATATACGGAAACGGACTTATATATCCCAAGAAATTCATATTGTTGAAAATAACAATCTGAATTGCCAGTAACATAATAAATCGAAAAATATTGACTAACAGAGCGCTATTCATTTTTTTCTTTGTTTTCTAAATTAATAAGTTCCTCTCTGTCTTTGCTCTTGATAATGTAAACGTGTCCTAAGTTTGTCATGTCGTTAAAAAGTTTAACTTTTATAACATAAAAACTTGTTTGGGTCTCTTTGTAAATCGTTTCAACGGTTCCAATGTTGATTCCTTCAGGGAAAATTACAGATTGTCCTCCTGTTACAATTGTATCTCCTTTTTTAACTGAAGCTAATCTCGGGACATCTCTTAGCTGTACAAATCCAGTGCTTTTTCCATCCCATGTTAAAGAACCAAAATGATTTGATTTTTTTAGCTTGGCATTAATTCTGGATTTCATGTTCAAAATACTCACAACGGTAGAATATCTTGGAGACGTATCATCTATGATACCCACAATTCCTAAACTGTTTATTACCCCCATATCTGGTTTAACACCTTCGTTAGATCCAGAGTTTAAAGTAAGAAAGTTTTCGTGTGTGCTATATGTGTTATGAATTACTTTTGATACAATGATGTCGGCAGGTTTTACCCCTTTAATGGTATCAGGTAAAGGCAATTTTGATGTGTCTTCTTTGTTGAATAAAAGACTTTTTAATCTTGCGTTCTCAAGTACAAGTTCGTCGTTTTCAGCTCTTAAATTCATGTATTCATTAACACGATTGATTTTTTCATAAACACCTCCGCTTAAGAAATTTGCAGAACTGATTATTTTGCTTCTGTGGTAAGAATGAGATTGAATCGTGAGTCCTAACGAAATACCTAAAAGCAGCAAAAACAGCAATCGATTACTGTTTCTTATAAGGAAATTAAATATTTGCTGCATTTCTTGTCTGGTTATTTTGTTTCAGGATATGCTTAAAGGTTTCAGTTTTTACAAGGGTCAAAAGGTTGTAATTTGACCCTTATAAAAGTAAATTGATTATTATTTTGAATCTTATTTGATTAAGATGCTTTTAAATTTAGCAATGTTTTTAAGAGCCATTCCTGTACCGCGAACAACAGCTCTCAAAGGATCTTCAGCAATATAAACTGGTAAATCTGTTTTTTGAGAGATACGTTTGTCAAGACCTCTTAACATAGATCCTCCACCAGCTAAATAGATACCAGTGTTGTAGATATCTGCTGCTAACTCAGGTGGAGTCTGAGATAATGTTTCCATTACCGCATCTTCGATACGCTGAATAGATTTATCTAATGCTTTTGCAATTTCACGGTAAGAAACATCTACTTGTTTTGGTTTACCAGTAAGCAAATCTCTACCTTGAACTGACATATCTTCTGGCGGGCCATCTAAATCTTCGATTGCCGCTCCGATTTGAATTTTAATTTTCTCAGCAGTACTTTCTCCAACAAATAAGTTGTGCTGTGTACGCATGTAATACACGATATCGTTTGTAAAAACGTCACCCGCAATTTTAACAGACTTGTCACAAACAATTCCGCCTAATGCGATTACAGCAATTTCTGTTGTACCACCTCCGATATCGACAATCATGTTTCCTTTAGGTTGCATAATGTCAATACCAATACCAATTGCCGCCGCCATTGGTTCATGAATCAAGTAAACTTCTTTTCCGTTTACTCTCTCACAAGATTCCTTCACCGCTCTCATCTCCACTTCAGTAATACCAGAAGGAATACATACAACCATACGTAAAGCTGGAGTAAACATTCTTTTTTTCAATGCAGGAATACTTTTAATGAACATATTGATCATTTTTTCCGAAGCATCAAAATCAGCGATTACACCATCTTTCAAAGGCCTTATAGTTTTGATGTTTTCATGTGTTTTACCTTGCATCATATTGGCTTCCTTACCAACAGCAATGATTTTGCCTGATACTCTATCACGTGCAACGATAGATGGACTATCAATGACAACTTTATCATTATGAATGATTAAAGTGTTTGCGGTTCCAAGGTCTATCGCAATATCCTCGGTCATGAAATCAAAAAATCCCATAAGTTTTTTAGGGGTTTAAAATGTTATAAATTATTTATCGAACAAAGTTAAACAAATTAATGTTTAAAATGACGAGTTCCTGTAAATACCATTGCAAGATTATTTTCGTTGCAATAATTTATACTTAATTCGTCTTTAATCGAACCTCCTGGCTGAATTACAGCAGTTATTCCTGCTTTTTTGGCTAATTCTACACAATCCGGAAATGGGAAAAATGCATCACTTGCCATGGAAGCTCCATTTAGATCAAATCCAAAAGCTTTTGCTTTGTCAACTGCTTGAATTAAAGCGTCAACTCTTGAAGTCTGACCTGTACCTGATGAAATCAATGTTCCGTTTTTAGCAAAAACAATAGTATTTGATTTTGTATTCTTGCAGATTTTAGAAGCAAAGATCAAATCTTCGATCTCTTGAGCAGTAGGTTCTGTTATTGTAACGGTTTTTAAATGCTCTTTATTATCCGTAATATTATTTCTGTCCTGAATTAACAAACCATTAAGACAAGTTCTTACTTGACGAGCTGGCAATTCAACGTCGTTTTGTACTAAAATAATTCTGTTTTTCTTCTCTTGTAAAACCGTAACTGCCTCATCATCATAAGATGGCGCGATTACAACCTCGCAGAATAATTTGTTGATTTCTTGTGCAGTTTCTAAATCAATTTTTGTGTTAGAAATTAACACTCCTCCAAAAGCTGAAGTAGGATCACAAGCTAAAGCTGCTAAATAAGCTTCGCTAATTGTTTTTCTTGAAGCTAATCCGCAAGCATTATTGTGTTTTAGAATTGCGAATGTTGGTCCGTCAGTTTTAAACTCAGCAATTAAATTTACTGCAGCATCAACATCTAATAAGTTGTTGTATGATAATTCTTTTCCGTGAAGTTTTTTAAACATTGCATCAAAATCTCCAAAGAAGAATCCTTTTTGGTGAGGATTTTCACCATATCTTAAAACTTGACCGTTTGCAATGCTTTCTTTGTAAATAGTCTCGTCTGTATTGAAATAATTAAAAATAGCTCCATCATAGTGAGATGAAACGTGGAAAGCTTTAGTAGCAAACAATCTTCTATTCTCCAAAGTTGTTGCTCCATCTTGCTCTGTAATCAAATCTAAAAGTAAACTGTACTCGTTAACAGAAGCTACAATCACAGTGTCTTTGAAATTTTTTGCACCAGCACGAATTAATGAAATACCACCGATATCAATTTTTTCAATAATATCTTGTTCGCTTGCTCCAGAAGCAACTGTTTTTTCAAAAGGATATAAATCAACAATCACTAAATCGATTTGAGGAATATCAAATTCCTTCATTTGCTGAACATCGCTTTCATTGTCTTGACGATTCAAGATACCACCAAAAATTTTTGGGTGTAAAGTTTTAACTCTTCCGCCAAGAATTTCTGGGAAAGAAGTAATGTCTTCAACAGGAACTACTGGAATACCAAGGTTTTTGATGAAATCTTCAGTTCCTCCAGTTGAATAAAGCGTTACATTTTGTTCGTGTAATTTTCTAACAATTGGTTCTAATCCATCTTTAGAAAAAACAGAAATTAATGCCGATTGTATTTTTTTAGTTGTGCTCATTGTGTAGTTATGATTTTGAGACTGCAAAAGTAGTTTTTTTATATATTATATTAAAAAAAAATCATGTAACAAAATGCTAAAAAAATCTACTGATGAGTAAGTTAACTTTTATTAGGTTTTTGAATTTAAATTATTGAATTTTACTTTATTGAAAAATACAAAAATATGATCGTTTATCTAAGATTATTAAAAGAAAGTTTGAGTTTTGCCATCAATGCTTTGCGAAATAATAAATTACGTACTTTATTGTCGCTCTTAGGTGTAACGATTGGTATTTTTTCGATTATTGCTGTTTTGGCTGCTGTTGACTCTTTGGATAAAAAAATCTCTAAAGATTTGAGCAGCTTGGATAAAAATACGATTTATTTAATGAAATATTGTTTTGGACCATCTGAAATTCCGCAATGGAAGAGAGAGCAGTTTCCAAATGTAAAATATGATGAGTATATCGGTCTGAAAAACTCAATGAATAATACAGATCAGGTAGCATATCAGCTTTTTGTAAATAGAGAAAGTTTAAAATACGATTCTAAAACTGTCAGCGATGTAAATATTATTCCAGCGTCAAGCGAAATGGTCGATATCGACGGCTTGAGTTTTGATAAAGGAAGATTTTATAACGAATCTGAATCTAACTCTGGAACTGCCGTTATTGTTCTCGGATATGATATAGCGGATGGACTTTTCGGTTCAAGCGATCCAATCGGAAAAAGTATTCGTTTATACGGACAGCGTTTTACTGTAATTGGGGTAATTGCAAAACAAGGAGCAGGTTTTTTTGGAGACAGCAATGATACTTCGGTTTATCTTCCAGCCAATTTTTTAAGAAGAATGTATGGTGATAGTGATTCTATGACTCCAGTTATAGTTTTAAAGCCTGAAAAAGGTGTTGATATGGATGCCTATAAAGCAGAAATTGCACAAAAACTGAGAGCAATCCGAGGAATGAAAGCTGGAGAAATGGATAATTTCTTTATTAATGTGCTTTCTGGTTTTACGGACTTTATTGATGGAATCTTAGGTCAGATGAATTTTGTAGGCTGGATCATCAGCGGATTTTCTCTTCTTGTTGGAGGTTTCGGAATTGCCAATATTATGTTTGTTTCGGTAAAAGAAAGAACCAATCTTATCGGAATTCAAAAGTCGTTGGGGGCAAAAAATAAATTTATCTTATTCCAATTTTTGTTTGAAGCTATTATTCTTTCTGTTATTGGCGGAATCATTGGTCTGCTAATGGTTTGGGGAATCGCTGTAATTTTAACAAAAGTCCTCGATTTTGAATTTGTTTTAAGTTTAGGGAATATAATTTTGGGAACAAGCCTAGCGGCCTTTATTGGGCTAATTTCGGGGATTCTGCCAGCGGTTTCAGCGGCAAATCTAGATCCTGTAGAGGCCATTCGTACAGGAATGTAATATTGTTTTTGTGTTATTTTACTGTAAATTTTGATGGCTCGAAATAATTAGATATTTTTGATAGACCAAGAACATAAATCGTTAAATATATGAGCTTTAACCTTAGATCTGTCGATACTGTTGAGTCTATTTCTAGAGAAGATTTCAAAAAGAATTATTTAGACAAAAGAAAGCCTTTAATTATAAAAGGACTTACTAAGGATTGGCCAGCAAGAGAAAAATGGTCAACAGAGTATTTCAAGCAAATTGCTGGAGATATAGAGGTTAAGCTTGTAGATAATTCAAAGGCAGATCCAACAAAAGTGATAAATGCTTCTATAGCAAGTATGAAATTTGGAGAATATCTGGATTTGATCAAACGCGAACCAACACAATTGCGTATTTTTTTCTTCAATCTTTTCAAACACAGACCTGAATTAATTGACGATGTAAAAATCCCAAAAGAATTAATGGGCGGTTTTATAGAAAGTATGCCAGCCATGTTTTTTGGCGGTTCTAAGGCGATTACTTTTCTGCATTATGACATCGATTTGCCACATCTTTTCCATACTCATTTCGGAGGTCGAAAACATATTATTTTATTCGATAATAAATGGAAAAAAAGGTTGTATTGTCTTCCAAATACAACTTATGCTTTAGAAGATTATGATGTTGCCAATCCCGATTTTGAAAAATTCCCAGCTCTAAAAGGAGTGGAAGGGTATGAAGTTTTTCTAGAACACGGAGATACTTTATTCATGCCAACAGGAATGTGGCATTGGATGCGTTATATAGATGGTTCTTTTTCGCTTACGCTTCGCGCTTGGGATCAATCGATTAGTAGAAAAATGGCCAGCGTTTGGAGTTTATTTATGCATGGCGCTGTAGATAGTGCAATAAAAGTAGTTTTTAGAGAACGCTATGCGCTTTGGCGTGAAAAATTAGTCTTTAAAATTGCTGAAAAAGAATTGAAGAAGGATTTGAAGAAGGATTTGAAGAAAGCGAGCTAAGAAAAATTCCGTAGGAATGAAATGTCGGTAGCAACGGAATTTATTTCGTTGATATGATATGTTAATATTTAATATAAAAAAATCCCAAGAAGAATTTCTTGAGATTTTCTATTTTAAGTAGTTTTAAAACTATCTAATGTCATTATTTTGAATCAAATCGATATATAAGTTGATCTTATCTTTCAATTCTTTTCTTGGCGTGATAAAGTCTAAGAAACCGTGCTCTAATAAGAACTCAGCAGTTTGGAAACCTTCTGGCAAATCTTTTCCTGTAGTATCGCGAACAACACGAGGACCAGCAAAACCAATCAAAGCACCTGGCTCAGAGATGTTGATATCTCCTAACATTGCGTAAGATGCAGTTGTTCCTCCTGTTGTTGGGTCTGTACAAAGAGAGATGTAAGGTAATTTAGCTTCAGCTAATTGAGCTAGTTTTACAGAAGTTTTTGCTAATTGCATTAAAGAATAAGCAGCTTCCATCATACGAGCTCCACCAGATTTAGAAATCATTACAAAAGGAAGTTTGTTTTTGATAGCGTGATCAATACCTCTTGCAATTTTTTCACCTACAACCGCTCCCATAGATCCACCAATAAAAGCGAAATCCATACAGCAGATTACAAGTTCTCTTCCTTTAGATTTTCCTACTCCCGTACGTACAGCGTCTTTAAGATGAGTTTTTTCCATTACATCTTTCAAACGATCTGCATATTTCTTTGTATCCACAAAGTGCAGAGGGTCTTTAGAAGTCATGTTTTTATCTAACTCAACAAATTCGTTGTTGTCGAATAAAATTTCAAAATAGGTTGCGCTTCCAATTCGAACGTGAAAATCATCTTCAGGGCTTACGAACAAATTTCTCGCCAATTCGTCAGCATCAATAATTTTTCCAGTAGGAGATTTGTACCACAATCCTTTCGGAACGTCCATCTTATCTTCAGTAGCGGTCGTAATCCCTTTTTCTTGTCTTTTAAACCAAGCCATTTCTTTTAGTATTCAGTGTTCAGTAATAAAAAATTTCAGTGTTCAGTGGTATTCAGTTTTAAGTATTCAAACTGAACACTTAAAACTGTAAACTGAATACTTTTTTATAACGTGTTTACGTTATTTAAATCAGCAAAAGCTTGTTCAAGTCTCGCGTTGAATGTTACTTCGCTTTCACGAACCCATTTTCTTGGATCGTAGTATTTCTTGTTTGGAGCATCTGGACCTTCTGGGTTACCAATTTGAGTTTTTAAGTACTCAATATTGTTTACCATATAATCACGGATTCCTTCAGTATATGCAAATTGTAAATCTGTATCAATGTTCATTTTGATAACTCCGTAACCAATAGCTTCTCTAATTTCTTCAAGTGTAGAACCTGAACCTCCGTGGAAAACGAAATCAACTGGGTTGTGTCCAGTGTTGAATTTGCTTTGTACGAAATCTTGAGAGTTTTTTAAGATTTTTGGAGTTAATTTTACGTTTCCTGGTTTGTAAACACCGTGAACGTTTCCGAAAGCAGCAGCAATTGTAAATTTAGGGCTCACTTTAGATAATTCTTCGTAAGCGTAAGCTACCTCTTCTGGCTGAGTATATAATTTAGAGCTATCTACGTCTGAGTTGTCAACGCCATCTTCTTCTCCACCTGTAATACCAAGTTCGATTTCTAATGTCATTCCCATTTTGCTCATTCTAGCTAAATATTCTTTGCAGATTTCGATGTTCTCTTCGATTGGCTCCTCAGACAAATCGATCATGTGAGAACTGAATAATGGTTTTCCTGTTTCTGCGAAATGTTTTTCAGAAGCATCTAATAAACCGTCAATCCAAGGTAAAAGTTTTTTTGCACAGTGGTCAGTGTGTAAGATTACAGTTGCACCGTAAGCTTCTGCCAAAGTATGAATATGTTTTGCTCCTGCGATTCCTCCCGCGATTGCTGCTTTTTCACCTGCATTTGATAATCCTTTTCCAGCGTTGAATTGAGCTCCACCGTTAGAAAATTGAATGATAACTGGCGCGTTAAGTTTCGCTGCAGTTTCAAGAACTCCATTAATTGTGCTTGATCCAGTAACGTTTACTGCTGGAAGAGCAAAACCCTTCTCTTTCGCATAATTAAAGATCTCTTGTACTTGATCTCCTGTAGCTACTCCTGGTTTAATGTTGTGTGCCATTTTAATTTTTTTTTATAGTTGTTTTTAGTTTTTAGGTTGCAAAAATAAGAATTAATTAGCATTAGAATGGATAATTTATACCAAAATTTAAAACGGAGTGTCCAAAATTGTATTCTTTAAACCACCTGTCTCCCTTCTCATGTGCTGGATTATAAGTCTTAAAGCCTAAATCTAAACGAATCACAAAAAAGCTTAAATCGTATCTTAAACCGAATCCTGTACCTAAAGCAATTTCAGCTAAATCGTTTAAGTTGTCGAATCTTGCTTTCGGATCTATCACATTATCGAGCACATTCCAGATATTTCCGGCATCTGCAAAGAATGCTCCTTTTACATCTCCAAAAACTTTGAAACGAAATTCGGCACTCGCTGCAATTTTCATATTGGCCTCGTTAAAGTCGTTTACGGCATTTGTGCTTCCTGGCCCTAAAGCATAAGGTTGCCAAGCACGGTTATCATTGGAACCTCCGCCATAATAACTTCGTGAAAACGGGATGTAGTTTGAATTTCCAAACGGAATTGCGATTCCAAAGAAGCTTCTCACCGCCAGAACTTTCTCTTTTCCAAAATCCCAGTGTTTGATATAATCAAATTCGGTTTTTATATATTCTGAATATTCTAGATTAAAAATCTCGTAATTGCCTTTTGCATTTTTTTGAAGATTTCCAACCTCAGAAATTAATGACAATAGTGTTCCTGCCGACTCAATTTTGGTTCTAAATTGATAGAAATTGTTATCTGCCAGATCTTTTTTAGTTGTTTTAGTGAAAGAAAAACTTGTTGCAAGGATAAAATCATTTTCGGTCAAACGAACTCTTCTTTCCTCAATACTTTCAACTTCTTGATATTGCGGATTGTCTGGAGTCAAGGCTGTTTTTCCGGTCAACACATCATTCGTAAATCCAGTTGTTCCTTTAGGTATGGTAAGGTCTTTTCTAGCTTGTTCCTCTGTTGTGGTTCCCCAGTTGAGAGGATCCACATTGTAATCTTTTCCAATAAAATTCAAATCATCATAAGATGAAGTGTATACATTAAAGTAATTGTCAGGATTTAAGTTACGGACAAACTGCGCATTTAATAATTCGAATTTTGCCGTATTATGACGTTTTGGTGTCCAGTTGTATGAGATACCTCCTGTAAAATTTTCTTTATCCAAACCAATATTTCGCTGTTTTGAAAAACCAGAAGTAATAGAGGTGTAGGGGATCATACTTTTGGGGATAATTTTTTCTGTTCCAAACGGTAGTAAAATTCTTGGAAAGTTTAGTTTCATATCCAAACCATACTCAGAAACATTAAAGAAATTATTGTTAGGGTTGGCCATATCTCTGGAAGATCCGATGTTTAAACGGGCAGAAATTTCAAGAGTTTCGGCACGGTTAAATACATTACGAATAGTTTCAGAAACACTGGCTCCAATTCCGAAATCTTGAATATTAGAGTGTGTTAAGTCAAGTGTTGCTCCAAAACTGTATTTTTTTCTTGGAGTCAAATAAACATTGGCAATAAGAGATTGAGCCGTAGAATCTCTTTTGTCTACTTCATATTGGATTGATGGATAGTTGAAAATCCTTAAATTATTTAAATATCGAGAAGATAGAGTGGTTCTAAAATCAGCAAAAGTGCTTCCTTTTGTAATGAAGATAGCGTCGGTTATCGCACGGGGTCTATATTTTAATGTCTTGTAACTGTAAAGATTAAAGTTGTTGTATGTTACACTGTCAGTTGGTTTTTTCTTAGAATTTGCAGCAGAATAATCTGTGTAAATGTTTACATCGCTAATTTTGTACAATTTAAAAGGTTCAGTACGGCTTGAATCTCTATCTTGAATTGTGTTGTTGTTTATTATCAAAGTGACATCAGCTTTTGCTTTTTTACCAATGGTATCAATGTCAAAAGTTACATAAGTAGGTTGAAAGTAATAAGCACCATGATTTCTGAAATATGTTGTGATACGGTTTTTCTCTTCTTCAAAATCAGTAGTTTTATATTGATTTCCAGATTTTAATAAAGAAGGTTCATTATTAGTTCTATATAATGAGTCTAATGCAGGAGTCATTATTTTGGTTCTAATAGTATCTAACTTGTAAGCCGGTCCTGTAGTGATATTATAATTAATTGCAGCTCTCTTTTTTCCAACAGTATCAATAGTATAATCGGTTTGGACATTAAAAAAACCATTATTGAAATAATAGTATTTTAATCGAAGCAATGATTTTTTAGCCTTAGAAGTGTCAATTATTACTGGAGGTTCACCAGTATTTTTTAGAAACTCATGAATTCCTTTGTAATAAAAAGATTGTCCAAGACGGTCGACTTGTTTTGCAGAGAATATCTTAGACATGCGCTCATACTTTCCGGGATTGTTTTTAAATTTGGCCTGATAAGTAGAATCTGGATTTAAATTTGCTAAATTGTATAAATTTAGTCGAAGCTTATAACCTAATAATTTACCATTTGGTTTTTGGTACATCTGATTAGAAGCTGTCTCATCGTTTGTCGATTTTCCGTTAACTATAATATTATTTTTTACAAGAAGATTTTTTCCATCGGGAACTCTTTTTACGGCATTACAAGCGCAAATTAATATTGCAATTAGAAGAAATGCTATTATTTTTGTGGAATTATTTTTCAAGTGTTATTTAATATTTAATTCAAAAGTACATTATTTTATGGTTAGTAAAAACCAAATAAAACTAATATCAGGCTTGCATCAAAAAAAGCAGCGTTTTGCTAATCAGCTATTTTTTGCTGAGGGAGTAAAAGTAATTCAAGAATTGCTGCAATCCAATTTTGAATTAGAACATTTATACACCACGTTGAATGATTTTCAAGCGGTTCACACCTCAAAACGCACTCTTATTAATGAACAAGAACTGAAAAAAATAAGTGCTTTGTCGACTCCAAATTCTTGTTTGGCAGTTTTTAAAATTCCAGCCGAAAAAGAAATAATCGATTCGGGCTTAATTTTAGCTTTAGACGACATCAGAGACCCAGGAAATCTAGGCACTATTTTACGTCTTTGCGATTGGTTTGGTATTAAGCAGATTGTCTGTTCTAAAGAAACAGTAGATATTTATAATCCAAAAGTGGTACAAGCTACAATGGGATCTATTACCAGAGTAAATGTAAGCTATGTTGATTTAAAACTTTTTCTTGCTCAAACTAAACTGCCTGTTTTTGGAACCTTTATGGACGGAGAAAATATTTACCAATCAAAACTGCCTCAGGATGGAATCATTATTATGGGTAATGAAGCCAATGGGATTTCAGAAGAGATTGAAAAAACTGTAACCAGCCGTCTTACAATTCCTAGATTTGGAGAGCTTCAAAAAACCGAAAGTTTAAATGTCGCTACCGCAACAGCAATTATTCTTAGTGAATTTAAACGAAATAGTTGATACTTTGTTTTAATGAAAAGTGAAATTTATTAAAAGTGCCCTAGATTTCATCGAATCAATGTTTCCTGTCCATGGGCTGTCTGGAGTATTGTCCCTAATAAGTTCATCTGTTATACCAAACATTCCTCTAACAGAAGGAGAGAAGATAAAGTATTCGGTAAAAATATCAATTCCTAAACCTAATTCGTAAGCAGCAGTCCATTGTTTTACTCTAAATTTCTGCTCAAAGTTATCGTCTTTAGATTTGGCGTTACTAGATAAATTTAAAGTTGTAGACATACCGCCAACCAAGTATGGGCGTATGTTTCCTGTACGCAAGGCAGAAAATTTCAATAACAAAGGAAAGTGAATGTAAGTACTGTTTACTTCTCTCAAATAATCACTTTCTTTGTTGCTTATACCAGGAAAATAAAGATCACGTTTGGTATAATACAAGCCTGGTTCAAAGCGCAGGTTGATATATTCTTGAAGTCTTAAGTCGGCTACAACCCCCACATTAAAACCAGTTGTTTTTTTAACCTGAATATCTTC from Flavobacterium sp. KACC 22763 includes these protein-coding regions:
- the accD gene encoding acetyl-CoA carboxylase, carboxyltransferase subunit beta — encoded protein: MAWFKRQEKGITTATEDKMDVPKGLWYKSPTGKIIDADELARNLFVSPEDDFHVRIGSATYFEILFDNNEFVELDKNMTSKDPLHFVDTKKYADRLKDVMEKTHLKDAVRTGVGKSKGRELVICCMDFAFIGGSMGAVVGEKIARGIDHAIKNKLPFVMISKSGGARMMEAAYSLMQLAKTSVKLAQLAEAKLPYISLCTDPTTGGTTASYAMLGDINISEPGALIGFAGPRVVRDTTGKDLPEGFQTAEFLLEHGFLDFITPRKELKDKINLYIDLIQNNDIR
- the purH gene encoding bifunctional phosphoribosylaminoimidazolecarboxamide formyltransferase/IMP cyclohydrolase — translated: MSTTKKIQSALISVFSKDGLEPIVRKLHEQNVTLYSTGGTEDFIKNLGIPVVPVEDITSFPEILGGRVKTLHPKIFGGILNRQDNESDVQQMKEFDIPQIDLVIVDLYPFEKTVASGASEQDIIEKIDIGGISLIRAGAKNFKDTVIVASVNEYSLLLDLITEQDGATTLENRRLFATKAFHVSSHYDGAIFNYFNTDETIYKESIANGQVLRYGENPHQKGFFFGDFDAMFKKLHGKELSYNNLLDVDAAVNLIAEFKTDGPTFAILKHNNACGLASRKTISEAYLAALACDPTSAFGGVLISNTKIDLETAQEINKLFCEVVIAPSYDDEAVTVLQEKKNRIILVQNDVELPARQVRTCLNGLLIQDRNNITDNKEHLKTVTITEPTAQEIEDLIFASKICKNTKSNTIVFAKNGTLISSGTGQTSRVDALIQAVDKAKAFGFDLNGASMASDAFFPFPDCVELAKKAGITAVIQPGGSIKDELSINYCNENNLAMVFTGTRHFKH
- a CDS encoding ABC transporter permease; the encoded protein is MIVYLRLLKESLSFAINALRNNKLRTLLSLLGVTIGIFSIIAVLAAVDSLDKKISKDLSSLDKNTIYLMKYCFGPSEIPQWKREQFPNVKYDEYIGLKNSMNNTDQVAYQLFVNRESLKYDSKTVSDVNIIPASSEMVDIDGLSFDKGRFYNESESNSGTAVIVLGYDIADGLFGSSDPIGKSIRLYGQRFTVIGVIAKQGAGFFGDSNDTSVYLPANFLRRMYGDSDSMTPVIVLKPEKGVDMDAYKAEIAQKLRAIRGMKAGEMDNFFINVLSGFTDFIDGILGQMNFVGWIISGFSLLVGGFGIANIMFVSVKERTNLIGIQKSLGAKNKFILFQFLFEAIILSVIGGIIGLLMVWGIAVILTKVLDFEFVLSLGNIILGTSLAAFIGLISGILPAVSAANLDPVEAIRTGM
- a CDS encoding rod shape-determining protein, which gives rise to MGFFDFMTEDIAIDLGTANTLIIHNDKVVIDSPSIVARDRVSGKIIAVGKEANMMQGKTHENIKTIRPLKDGVIADFDASEKMINMFIKSIPALKKRMFTPALRMVVCIPSGITEVEMRAVKESCERVNGKEVYLIHEPMAAAIGIGIDIMQPKGNMIVDIGGGTTEIAVIALGGIVCDKSVKIAGDVFTNDIVYYMRTQHNLFVGESTAEKIKIQIGAAIEDLDGPPEDMSVQGRDLLTGKPKQVDVSYREIAKALDKSIQRIEDAVMETLSQTPPELAADIYNTGIYLAGGGSMLRGLDKRISQKTDLPVYIAEDPLRAVVRGTGMALKNIAKFKSILIK
- the mreC gene encoding rod shape-determining protein MreC; the protein is MQQIFNFLIRNSNRLLFLLLLGISLGLTIQSHSYHRSKIISSANFLSGGVYEKINRVNEYMNLRAENDELVLENARLKSLLFNKEDTSKLPLPDTIKGVKPADIIVSKVIHNTYSTHENFLTLNSGSNEGVKPDMGVINSLGIVGIIDDTSPRYSTVVSILNMKSRINAKLKKSNHFGSLTWDGKSTGFVQLRDVPRLASVKKGDTIVTGGQSVIFPEGINIGTVETIYKETQTSFYVIKVKLFNDMTNLGHVYIIKSKDREELINLENKEKNE
- a CDS encoding cupin-like domain-containing protein; the encoded protein is MSFNLRSVDTVESISREDFKKNYLDKRKPLIIKGLTKDWPAREKWSTEYFKQIAGDIEVKLVDNSKADPTKVINASIASMKFGEYLDLIKREPTQLRIFFFNLFKHRPELIDDVKIPKELMGGFIESMPAMFFGGSKAITFLHYDIDLPHLFHTHFGGRKHIILFDNKWKKRLYCLPNTTYALEDYDVANPDFEKFPALKGVEGYEVFLEHGDTLFMPTGMWHWMRYIDGSFSLTLRAWDQSISRKMASVWSLFMHGAVDSAIKVVFRERYALWREKLVFKIAEKELKKDLKKDLKKAS